Part of the Acidobacteriota bacterium genome is shown below.
CGGCATCCGCCGCGACCACCGCCGAGGGATGGATCCCCGGTGCCGCCGGCACCGGCGGGTGCAGAAGCTCGATCGCGCGGGCGAACAGCGCCTTCGGCGCCGCGCTGACGATCAGCGCCCGTCCTTCGAGCTCCCCCGCCAGATCCTCCGCGACCACCAGCGCACCCGCCCGACTGGTCCGGGCGCGGTCCAGCAACCGGCGGTCGTACACCGCGGCGAGGGCCGTCGCGTCCGCTGTCTCGAGCGGCGCCGCCCGCTCGAGGCGCTGCGTGCCGTCCCCCGACCACGCCGCGCCGAGCCGCTGCGCGAGATCCTTGAGGAGCCACGGACGCGCGCCGCGCGGGATCACGACCCCTGGCCGTCGCCGGTCGCCTCGTCGACGCGCCTGATCAGCTCCTCCGTGACGTCGATGGAGGGGGCGTAGTAGCCGACGAGGTCGTTCTGCAGGATGAGCGTGAAGCCCTGCTCCCGTCCGAGCTTCTGCACGACCTCGAGAAGCCGCTTTTCGAACTGGCTCCGCGCTTGCTCCATCTCCAGCTGCAGTTCGCGGGTCGCCGCCTTCTG
Proteins encoded:
- a CDS encoding UDP-3-O-(3-hydroxymyristoyl)glucosamine N-acyltransferase, whose protein sequence is MIPRGARPWLLKDLAQRLGAAWSGDGTQRLERAAPLETADATALAAVYDRRLLDRARTSRAGALVVAEDLAGELEGRALIVSAAPKALFARAIELLHPPVPAAPGIHPSAVVAADA